From the genome of Triticum aestivum cultivar Chinese Spring chromosome 1A, IWGSC CS RefSeq v2.1, whole genome shotgun sequence:
gaaatgccagaatagagagaaggcctagtcctattgaagactagcatcttctggaaaccaccatcctgcagcaacaggagggagtagagtagcataaagtaaagtagtagtaatgttatcaacctcggccacagatcctttctcgactccctgcaagaaagcaatcccagagccatactatccagttatcatcacaatccattcctcatatccaagtctcatctcaagtctccagttctagttgtatcgatcgggatacaactccaagtgtccgttaccgtaggacaggctatcgatagatgttttcttccctgcaggggtgcaccaacttacccaccacgctcgattaactccggccggacacactttcctgggtcatgcccggcctcggccaaacaatacaccaccacccgacctaggcttaatagagaggtcagcacgccggactaaacctatgcccccaggggtcatgggtcatctccccgggaactcctgcacgttgcgaacgcggccggtgagcagacctagctacctccttcaacaaggtaggtgctttccagtccaacccggcgcgcgccgctcagtcgctgacgtctattaagctttggctgatgcatacgacgcagaacgcccatactatgcccacgtgatggttagtgctatcaggccagaggcccctcggatcaaatatccaaatcgtagtggattaggaacgcgcgttaacaagtagagactcacgaaagatgtgaccccgttgccctgtctcgaggacttgtggcaagggctaggaatgcccggccacgcctcgtaattatctcgcgggcaccttccaggtccgcccgactccacatcactcgcaattaagctcgcgcgggtacccctcagggtcgacctgtctttccaagtaacagtggtaaagtccaagttcTGTGtctccaaacatcaaggggaaaacccgaggaatcacccccgatgaattccactagatgtaatcatcaaggtgaacgtaagaggaatcaaccccgaggttcacacttgaggggttgcacgacagagtcgtatcggaagtggttaaggagaaatcaccctcgatgaccacgaccgaatgactacactacagggttaacatcagaagtgctgaagaggtttcaccctcggcactcgatagtaacccagtagtgtcgagcaactaaggggaaagtgatgtgcggtgtcggggcctggtcttcgatcccgttgatcgggtcttcgatgatgaagcaggggcaacagggacaaggtggggggtcactgatggatcactaaccaacctatactaagcaatttaggataagcaggtaaggtaacaataagcaggttacagaAGCAGGCTATGCATGAGAAtatgagcaaacaataacagtagcaaaatctaatgcaagcatgagagaatggaatggacgatattgggatgatcaaaaagtggggcttgcctggttgctcagacaagaatgaggggtcgttggtgacgtagtcgatcacagcggcatcatcggcctcggggtctaccggagagaagagggggaagaaacagtaaatataagcaaACAGATGCAACGCTAAGCATGGCATGACGATAAGTAGAATTAGGGTCGatctaacgtagtactacacgttgcagacagaGGGGATAAACATCCAAGGATGAATTCCCGGGGTTAGGCGGATTCCGGACataggaaaagagggggaaagttccatgttcagcatgctagggtcatgtgacagatgaacgagccacgtattcggattcgttggatttttctgagcaactttcatatagaaaacattttcaacCGAGCTATggtttaatttatatgatttttcaaagttttattaatattctgaAATTGTTTTAATTATTTATTTCGAATTTAAataatgttgattatttttatACCCTGACCGGGCTAGccacagtcaatgacatgtggggccaatcAAAGCCCAGCCAACAGGTCAACAGTCACAGTTGACCTTGGTCAATGTGTGAACAGTGCTAGTGGGTCCTACTTGTCATGGACACTGTGTCTATTAAGTCAATTAATTAAAGATAACCAACAGGGTGGTCCACATGTCATTTTATATTAAAGTAAATTAGCACTAATTTAACACTAACTAATCTAGTCCTAATTAAATAAGGGGCCGGCCGTACTGGACAATGGCCCAGCCGGCCACACACgcaacacacacaccacacacagcaCGCAACACACAAATCTGTTTTCTGTTAACaaaagatagcattttgtgatttttgtaggatttattccatgcatcaaatggatttggtccTGTGGGGTAAAATGGAGTTTGTCACACATACTACCTTCCCATATTTTTCAAGTCCTGTTAATGGTTGTTTAACCGCAGATTAGGGGCTGTAGAGGGGATTAATCAATGTAAAAACTaaaaagctagctagctagctagctagcaggaGTACAGGCAAGCAGCGATAGGGAGGCAGTAGCAGAGAGCAGAGGCGTAGCGGCAGCGGCAGGATGCAGTAGCAGCGGGAACGCGCGGGGACGGCAGCGGCTAGCATCAGTAGAAGTGCAGCAGCAGAGGCACGGCCACGCGCAGGCGGACGCGTGCCTGGGCGCGGCCAGCAAACGGCGCCCGTGGCCGGACGCGACCAGGGGCGCGCGGGCACGACAGCGACCTCAGCGACGGCCCGAGCTCGGTAGGGTGTGGCTACGGCGCAGGAGCTCGAGATCGAGTGAGTTGGCGAGCTAGGAGGGAGCTACAGGCGTGCGGGAGGCCAGTTAGTGTACGCACGCGACCAGAGGTTCGTCGGaacctcgccggcgacgagtccgagCGGCAGTGGGTTCGGCAACGGTGGTGGCCGCATCTAGAGGTCGAAATCGATGCCGAAAATAGAGGGGATGGACACGGAGCTTACGTAGGGAGCGCAAGGGGTCCCGTCGATGGTTTAGTAGCAGTAGAGGTGGCCGGCGTTGGCGACGGCAGCGGCGTCCGAGACGGATGGAGGTTGAGGACGGGGAAGCAGCGGGCGTCCCGGTGGCTTCCAGCTCGATCTCGCCCATGTAGTCGAAGTaggcgaggtcggggaggccggAGGCGGACTGGAGTCGCGGCGACGACGGCGGACACCGGCGATGTACGCGGTGGGGACGGCCTCGATGGCGAGCGTACGGGGCGGCCCCGCTCGAATCGAGGCTTGCAGTCGATGAGGAAGAGGACGGTGGTGCTCCTGGACTAAGCTCGGCGACGAGGGatggccggtggccacgggatcGATGACGACGCGGCGATGGAGGAGCTCGGGTGGGTGTGGGGCGAGAGTGACGGCGCGTGGGAGGGAAAAaggaggctagggtttgggggagaggaagagggggccGGGGGTTGCTCTTATCCGCCGGGGGAAACGACGGGGAGGTGTGGGATGGCTGCCACGGCGTCATCGGTGGCCATGGCGCCGGTGGATCGTTGCCACGATTCCCCTGTGTGAACAGAGAAGGGAGACGAGGGCGAGTTGGGTTGGGCTGGACCTGTTTTAGCTAAATGGGCCAAGGGTCCGGTAGGTTTAGGTCTCTTTTTTTTTAAAATTAATTTCCTTTTCTGCTTTTCCTTTCTGTTTTGTAAATAGTTGGAGCACAAAATGAATATTGTGAAGAatgaaacttggcacataattcATGGACCAAATTGTGGTGTTGCACAAAAAGTTATAAATCCAACggaattgttcaagcatttttgGAAATTGAAAAAGGCAATTAATATGTCGTTGGGCCACTTTATATTTTCCTAGAGATTAAAGGGAGAGCCAAATGATGTTGGTCACCACATGATAATTagctagtgaatatttgcaaccgaatggacatttttgttttgacatttgaaagctttatttgtttgactttattttaaaatcttgaatttggaccggatttgaaccaacgcgagtttaacaacagtaatcgtggtacGTGACATCATTAGCATAttattactgtagcttaattatccgggcgtcacagatggagactatgatttccccacaagtcgggatgagactccggacgaaaaaaaagaggccataaaaaaagagaaaatgcccccaaaaagagaaaaaaatcagacaaaaaaagaaaagggacaatgttactatccttttaccacacttgtgcttcaaagtagcaccatgatcttcatagtagagagtctcttatgttatcattttcatatactagtgggatctttcattgtagaacttggcttgtatattccaaagatgggcttcctcaaattaccctaggtcttcatgagcaagaaagttggatgcacacccacttagtttctttttgagctttcatatacttatagctctagtgcatccgttgcatggcaatccctactcactcatattgatatctattgatgggcatctccatagcccgttgatacgcctagttgatgtgagactatcttcttcctttttgtcttctccacaaccaccactctattccacctatagtgctatatccatggctcacgctcatgtattgtgtgaagattgaaaaagttttgagaatgtcaaaagtatgaaacaattgcttggcttgtcatcggggttgtgcatgatttaaatattttgtatggtgaagatagagcatagccagactatatgattttgtaggaataactttctttaaccatgttactttgagaagacatgattgctttgttactatgcttgaagtattattatttttatgtcaatatgaacttttgtcttgaatttttcggatctgaatattcataccacaattaagaagaattacactaaaattgtgccaagtagcactccgcatcaaaaattctgtttttatcatttacctactcgaggacgagcaggaattaagcttggggatacttgatacgtctccaacgtatctataatttttgattgctccatgctatattatctactattttggacatcatTAGGCTTTATtatttacttttatattatttttgagactaaccttttaaccgcaggcctagcccagaattgttgtttttttgcctgttttagggtttcgaagaaaaggaatatcaaatggagtccaaacggaatgaaaccttcgggaacaagattttctcaccgaatacaactcaggagacttggaccctacgtcaagcacgtaacaggaggccacgaggtagggggcgtgccctaccctaccaggtgcgcccccaccctcgtgggccccctgttgctccaccgacgtacttcttcctcctatatatacccacgtacccccaaacaatcagatacagagccaaaacccgaattccaccgccgtaactttatgtatccacaagttaccatcttggggcctgttccggagctccgccggagggggcatcgatcacggagggcttctacatcaacaccatagcctctccgatgaagtgtgagtagtttacttcagacctacgggtccatagttagtagctagatggcttcttctctctttttggatctcaatacaatgttctccccctctcttgtggagatctattcaatgtaatcttctttttgcggtctgtttgttgagaccgatgaattgtgggtttatgatcaagtctatctatgaataatagttgaatcttctctgaattcttttatgtatgattggttatctttgcaagtctcttcgaattatcagtttggtttggcctactagattgatctttcttgcaatgggagaagtgcttagctttgggttcaatcttgcggtgtcctttcccagtgacagtaagggcagcaaggcacgtattgtattgttgccatcgaggataacaagatggggttttcttcatattgcatgagtctatccatgtacatcatgtcatcttgcttaaggcgttactctgttttaacttaatactctagatgcatgctggatagcggtcgatgaatggagtaatagtagtagatgcaggcaggagtcggtctacttgtctcggacgtgatgcctatatacatgatcatacctagatattctcataactatgctcaattctgacaattgctcaacagtaatttgttcacccaccgtacaatacttatgctctcgagagaagccactagtgaaacctatggcccccgagtctatctttatcatatcaatctcctactacttagtaatttactttgctatttacttttgcctttattttactttgcatctttatcataaaaataccaaaaat
Proteins encoded in this window:
- the LOC123096433 gene encoding CASP-like protein 4U1, translated to MTPWQPSHTSPSFPPADKSNPRPPLPLPQTLASFFPPTRRHSRPTPTRAPPSPRRHRSRGHRPSLVAELSPGAPPSSSSSTASLDSSGAAPYARHRGRPHRVHRRCPPSSPRLQSASGLPDLAYFDYMGEIELEATGTPAASPSSTSIRLGRRCRRQRRPPLLLLNHRRDPLRSLHPEADDAAVIDYVTNDPSFLSEQPGKPHFLIIPISSIPFSHACIRFCYCYCLLIFSCIACFCNLLIVTLPAYPKLLSIGWLVIHQ